TACTGTAGACTttatcataaaaaaacaacatatatgCCCTGTTGTGTTGCTTCTCTTGTCAACACACCTGTCTCTGACTgccctgctgctgctgctgctgtctcGCCCTGGTCCTCGGGGTGGTCGTACCCTGCGGCCTGATTCCCCGTGGGGAGACGAAGGGGTCGAGGAAAGACAGGACCGCAGAGTACTTCCACTTTTTCTCTGACCCTGCTGCTGACCCACTCCTCTTCTCCGTCTCCTTTCTCCTCTCCTTTAAATATGTGTCCCTCAGACTCTTCCACTTCTTTCTGCACACTTCCTCTGAATAAACACATCAATTCTTCAGCGGGAAAGTAGTAAAATACGGCGTATAAGCTCAAGTTCCCGCCTTTAACTAGCTCGTAGTctcaatatgtatatatatagctCAAATTGAGTAAAGAGAGTTTTTTACAACTTACCAGATTGTCCGACCTCCTCACTCACTTTCCTCCAAGCAAGATcgtttttattcctgtttctgtAATGATATGAATATGTATCATACAGCTTTGTGTGTCCACAAACAGTGACGATTACTTTGTCCTCCATTGTTGTTTTGGATTCCCGCCGCTCGCTACATCATAATCACgtcactactagagcaagctcctgattggttaacgCGGCGTGAATTTTCGccaaagttcagatttttcaacTCGTGCGATTCTCACGCATCAAACGCTCAATTCGTGCCGCAAGATGTCTATTTgcgtctttgcattgacttaacatgtaaatcactcgcgcttaacgcttcattcgcgtctggtgtgaacgcaacTTAAGAGTTTCTGGGCTGCAAAACACATTGTAAACTGAAACCTTTGATGCTCTTCAGAGCTCAGGCTTAATTACGCACTGCTGCATTTGTAAAATCTGTTTTGCTAATAtgctattattaattattattagtttttttatttggcCGATCAGGTCATTTAAGGGCATTAACTATCACTCTGATTCCCTTACCAGTGTGCAGACTACCAAACTAAGGAGCTGATTGATACGCACCCAGAGATttagtttgcatttattttttctttctgttaattatactCATCTTATACAAAACAAATTGTCCAGACACACAGAAAAACTCCTGGTGAATCATCTGAGATCCATGTGACAAACTACTATAAAGAtggcgtttattaaagaggagattGAAGACATGAGGATTGAAGA
The sequence above is drawn from the Onychostoma macrolepis isolate SWU-2019 chromosome 04, ASM1243209v1, whole genome shotgun sequence genome and encodes:
- the LOC131538616 gene encoding uncharacterized protein LOC131538616 isoform X2, coding for MEDKVIVTVCGHTKLYDTYSYHYRNRNKNDLAWRKVSEEVGQSEEVCRKKWKSLRDTYLKERRKETEKRSGSAAGSEKKWKYSAVLSFLDPFVSPRGIRPQGTTTPRTRARQQQQQQGSQRQSRLVLLMAVSLGPFCQNLLLLLLPLPALQHLLLCPQCRQEEELRKGLGSSHRRWSGSSWKHSGPVLKLQRRLHAQRMSSSS